DNA sequence from the Liolophura sinensis isolate JHLJ2023 chromosome 1, CUHK_Ljap_v2, whole genome shotgun sequence genome:
cagtataaaaaaaaatgtgtcacctgaaaaatgctcAACTTTAGGAGAAATGAAGTACTCCAGTCACAGAtgtgtacagtaaatgtgagTAATGAGAATAACAAACCTGAAAATTTATTATTACCTTGACCTGGATGTATCAAATATAAACCAATCAGGTCCTGTTACAACCCCGACTGCGAGGCAGTTATGATAGCACCAGTCAACAGCCATTAATGGAGAGGTCCCACAATCCAAGGACATGATTGGTTGCTGGTTGTGTAAACTGTAGATTCGTACTATTCCATTCTTTTGGGCAACCAATATCTAGGCAAGATAAAttgtaaatacaaatatcaGTTTCTTATCAAGCAGATATCCAACCAATATTAAtaaactgcaaaaaaaattgtcttttttgGAATTTCCTAAAGAAGCCAACTAGACATGACAATTCCTCCACACTactttatgtaaatttacacaccTCAATAATATTAGAGAAGATTTTGAGAGACTGATGAATCATGTGGGTATTCCATATTTATACAGAGTAACAAGCATGTAGAGTACCTTATACACACTTTAGGTGCTTAGCGTGCAGCACGGCACAgcgtcatgacccaggagcctctcaccaatgcagtcgctatgagttcaagtccagttcatgatggcttcctctgcagtcagcaacctgctgatgattGTGGGTTTTTCCCAGGATTTTACCCAGCTTCCTCCCAcaatactgctggccgccgttgtataagtgaaatattcttgagcatggcgtaaaacaccaattaaatgaaaaaaacaaatatacacacttTAGATCTATCTGACATCAAAGTCCTGCTCTAAAGTGTGATTTCACATTACACAAATTCCATACCCAGTACCTTCATGGGTTCCTCATGATGCCAGCATACCCCCATGCCAGGTGACCCCAGGGGGAAGCAGACTGTTTGAACCCCATCCTCTCCCCACACCCGACATGTCTGGTCATCCCCTACACTGGCGATCTGATTACCTTTGTCAGGGTCAAAGGTCACCCCATTTACGTAGCAGGTGTGGCCCTCCAAAAGctgtaaaaatcaaaaagttatgtacatataatttcaAGGAAAGGAAgtaaattattatttcaaatttgccttttaaacacaaaaacaagtgTTTATTTCCTTTTCTGACACATACTTGTGATGGAAAATGGTTCAGTTAACTTTATGAGCGTGGGGGTCAAGTACATCTAACTTAATATCCTCATCCTCATGTTGTCTAGTTACACTCTCTGATGCCCTTTTGTATTTATTCCTTCCTAACACACTGAAAACTAAACCTTGCCCTGGTTTATTGACCATCATAGTAAAGGAACATCTCAAACAAACATCTTTGGGTgaagaaatgtataaaaaaaaaaaaaacaaaaaaaaaacaatcggCATAAAATATTCCCTTTCTCTACAAGACAACATACCTTCACAGAGTCATCATCCTTCAAATCTGAAGAAAATATTCTTAGCTTGTGATCTGCTCCTGCTGTCACaaacctgaaatacatgtatacaagtgtaAGTTATGAAAACCACGCCAGCTTACTTTTGTCAAGAAATAGTGATCACTATACCATTGATGTGTCCCCATCTTTGGTCAAAGTTTCAAACTTTAACACAACCTTTAACTACATTATCCCCAAGAACTCAGGGTTCTTTACCAGATGATCTGGGTACAATGAATCAGATGTGATAAACATCAAGATGCAGATTTGTTAGAATCCATTTTTACAACATATAACATTttacagtactgtacatgtactggcaaATCTTATACAGGCCTCTTGAGTAAACGTGGACATTGGTTATCTGCCCTTGAGTTTTCCCAAAATGATTAATTACCCTGATTGACTATAAATTTCCTCCATGACAaacttgtccatttttcctgattggaacatgggatgatactGTAGtggaaagtttcagcaccaaaaataatattttgtgacatttatttgcctccaaaaaatgcacttttgtgggcgggATTTTAGGTCAATTAAGGTATTTTATTATCTGACCGCCTGTTTAATACCATATTTAATAAGGCGTATTTTACCTATATGAGGGTAGTGAAATTTATCCGTTATCAAGTTTGTTTGTCTCAATATCAATGACGACGTCTACTGATAGTCAATAAACAACTGCTTctgtaatatgtatgtattacagtACCTTACAAGTTTTGGCACGATACTTAGAGAAGTAGCTGGACTCCATGAAAGTGCTGTCACTCTTGTTCCATGGTGAAACTGTCTAAGCTGAGAGTACTCAAAATCTTCAACTTCTTTGCTCTCTTCCTggaggaaaaagaaaaacagtaatACAGTACAATGCAGCCACAATAGAATACCACTATGCTAGTGGCATAGAGTTAAAAGTGTGTCTGCAATCAGAACaagtttttgaaagaaaacatgTGTAATTTAATATAAAGATATTTTATTGTTCTTCTTTAAAGAAATTAAGTCATGACTGCCTTAAtctcaaattaaattttaaaaaaaaattcgatTTTTTTGCCTTCTGTCAAATACACATTGTTTCAGATTATTTAAGTTATAAATACAGAATTTCcaaaatctgtttatttatatgtattaaagcCTTTGCACCCACTGCTTTGTGCTAGATATACTCTAGATTCTGACGATTAATAAAAAAGTAGTGCACCTTATAAATATGGCTATCACCTGATGTGGAAAATTCCCACGTTCTGCTAACTTTATTCGTCCTCCATcacatcaatgtttttttttcctcagtCCATGACAGTTTAAGATGGGGTCCACAACAGTTTTTTCGGCCAAAGAAGACAACAAACCAACATCAAAGAGTGCTCCagttaaaaacctgatgcagttgttGTGGTAGTTTGTCAGggcgtttgagacaaaaattacccatcaaataTTGCTTGAAGTTTgcagatggtttaccaatgctggttTTGACATTACATTTCGAGGtttttagggaatcggtggatcgcaaaaataaggtaggatTCGAGCCGTTTCTTTTAGTGAAACTGTCcgcgtggaagtctatatgaccaAAGCTAGGCGTTACGGTAGGAACGCCTGGCTTAGTTTAATGATCACCAAGACAGTCGCACCTGACTGTAGACAAATGTGATCTAAAAGATGCAAATACTCTTTACTCATTTATTCAAATCACTGTATGTCGTTGTTGTTACCGGTACCTGAAATCGACATGCTGTAATAGTGACCGTGTAATCCGTGCCGATTGCAATCAGCTGACTCGACCACTCATACGGAGAAAACTCAATAGTGTGAACGACTTCATCACAGTCAATCGTGTATGTACTTTCGTCGTTCGTCATGTTATCCAACTGCAATTGAAACCCTTcggttttttttatgtttggcgGTATAACTGATACACTGcagcatttatttgcctccacaGTTCTTGAAGTTTGTCTAAGGGGAGAGAACTGATGAActgtgatgtttttttaatgtatgcatatatatttttggaaagagttaatttttttatcacatgcAGCAAAGTATTAGGCCAAAAAGCTATAATTCAGAGATGCGTGTTACTAAAGGTGATATATGTCATCCCAATGCTCACAACGAACAGATTCAATAACGTGATGACAGAGACCGGGATTTCACGGGAGAACACGAGATCTGCGGCCGAAGCTTCGAGGTGTGCATGTGAAACTTTTCTGTCGATTCATTGTAAATTTTGTTGCTGGGCCAAGAAAACACATTATCATGGTAAGTTTCGTTGAAGTACAGGCATAGTAAAAATACAATTAGTCCATCCAGGCCGACGCTATGGGAAAATAGTAGCTGCGCTTGAGTGAATCACACGTGTCTTGACAGATCCGGTGAACTCACGTGggttgacaacaacaacaacataactaTTTCTATGACTACCGAATTCACTGAGTGAAATTAGGACAAATTCCACCCCATTGAGCCACATGATTCAAATTATTACTTggctgttgtaaagactaggttaCTGCCCCCTTCTCAgatgtttttttgaaaacagtCTGGGTCTGGTCACatccaaagaccttaaaaaaagaagttgtggcttccttgcttgcgttcagcattaaggggatagtacgactggttgacccgtatcagtataatgactcgggtaaggtggcttacttgtcttcggtaagccgtctcagtcaagctgctctagataaaagagcgatggaaatccgtcctgcaacaaggatgcacattacacgtacggacactctaaggactcctttgttgtcatatgacagaaaaattgttaagtacattgttaagccctaagcactcactcactcttcaatagtctgagattgctctgatgtaaggtttggcaaaaattttgttgataagttCTTTCTTATATCGTGAGGGCTTGAGATTATTTGGTAATGCTCAAAGCCACCTGCTGTACTGACAGCATTGACATATTTGGCAACTTGTAAATGCATCAGCTTTTTAAATGTAGCGGACGACAAATTCTTCAGTGAATTGACTTCACTCATGTTACGGCAACCACATCTTAACAAATCTCTAAGCACAAGTATCAGAAGCATTTATGTGGACTGTAATATGGACATAGGTAAAAgttagccccaggtggctacttcaactcctctctttatactgcGCTGGTGGAGTATTGTAGCCACACGGGCAACCAACGGTAAACCATACACAGATTCATGCCATGTCCGTTAAGTCCTTTATCAACAATGGCAGTGTTCCAAAACTGTTGGCAACTTTGGCTCTTTCCTCTCAGCTTGACCACACACTCAACATCCCAAGTATGTTCCACTCTGAGATGGCTCACCAGCCCTGTATTCACAGCACGGCAAACCATTTCTAAACAAGGCGGCGATTATGCTTGTCTTTACAGTTTTAACATGCATGCGCCATCTCGGAACAATAACTTGTTCAAGAGCAATAGCTGTGGTAAAGGCAGAATGGCTGCTGTGTTAGCAATGACTGTCATGTGAATTTGGGTGTCGTGTGTCCTTACAAAGTGGAATATAGATGAGATACTGCATGTGCAggcgagctgagaggtaagagccaaaggTGTCTTTGGACCACAGCCATTGTTGAGAAAGGATTTATCGGGCATGGCATGAATTGATGTATGGTTTACCAATGGTTGCCCTGTGGCTACGACACTTGGCCAGCCCAGTATAATGAGAGGAGTTAaagtagccacctggggctagtTAGAAGTCTCATATTGATACTAGGCTTCTGTGAATACTGTGCATCTATAACAAACTATTGGACTGGGGATGTTGTGGATGCTAGCTGTTTCCCCAATGCTTCCCCATTCTTATGGGCAGACATTGCTCAACATTCTTGCTTTTGTCAGCTGGGAATACAGACTGTAGCTTACTGCTTGAGCCATTTGGTAATCAAAAACGGCCCAGTCCAATATAGCAAGTCGTTTTATATACACACAatggggtcctccgtggctcagttggttagcgtacTAGTGCAGTGCAATAACCGAaaagcctgtcaccaatgtggtcgctgtgaatttaagcccagctcattctggcttcctctccagcggcAAGTGAGAAGTCACTAATATTTCCTCCACATTTAGTTGATGTGGCTCACAAGGAATAAAATCTCTGCTACTATCTCATCTGAGCATACCACCAACCACCATGACTATGTTGTCACCTTTGCAAATTCAAGTTCAACTCCTGATACCGTGCACCCAGGACAGAAGTAACAAGATGTTTACTATCACACGGAATGTGAATTCTGAAATTCACAAGATCGTGGCAAGAAGCCTGTTCAACAGCAATGTTTGAAAGTATTAGAGATTTTGTTTCCCTGGAGTTTGTGCTTGATGGGAAGTGCACCTGCTAAATTAAAAGGTTGAGGAGAAGACGTCATATTCCAGGTTTTATAAGTTTATCCTCTTTATTCAATATAGAATTACAATGGGGCATacttattttaatatatattcattgttggcagttggggcctccgtggctcagtcggttagcgcgctagcacagcgtattgacccagaagcctttcatcaatgcggtcgctgtgagttcaagtccagctcatgctggcttcctctccggctgtaagtgagaaggtctgttagcaacctgtggatggtcatgggtttcccccgggctctgcctggtttcctcctaccataatgctggccgccgtcgtataagtgaaatattcttgagtacagagtaaaacaccagtcaaataaataaataaattgttggcAGTTTGACTGGCATGATACAAGGAGAAGTTCAATGGCTTTCGTGTCAAAGATCCAGCATCATTGATTTAGATGTGAGTTTAATTCTGGGTGTTGAATCAGTGTCTGACATATTCCATTCGCTTAACAAGGCTCTTAAGTGTAAGGCAACAACCACTTTTTGTCTGATTCCTGTTACAGTTGTTGGGACTTTtgcttgtttttctgttttttaacCATTCTTTTTGATGTTAATTTTGTGAGAGAAAGGAAAAAGCCCCCCTGGATAGATGGTTCCCAGCCTTGTACGTTGtatgttattgtttgtgtgtTAACAGGCGTCCTTAAACCCTGTCCAGATCTTCAGTGCTGGAGCAGAAGAGGAGAAGGCAGAGACTGCAAGACTTGTGAGTTTAattggaaaaaaagaaagaatgaaacaCTAACCATTTATGCTATAGTCCAAAGACCAATAGTTAAGTTCAGCTCCCCCCAATTTTTGATCAGCTTGGTTGAGAAGTTGGATTAACATATACAGTATTGATTAATTGAATGAGGTATGGAGTTTTCATTCAAGCATACATTTTTCTCCCCCATGAACAGAA
Encoded proteins:
- the LOC135481925 gene encoding nucleoporin Nup37-like, with translation MTNDESTYTIDCDEVVHTIEFSPYEWSSQLIAIGTDYTVTITACRFQEESKEVEDFEYSQLRQFHHGTRVTALSWSPATSLSIVPKLVRFVTAGADHKLRIFSSDLKDDDSVKLLEGHTCYVNGVTFDPDKGNQIASVGDDQTCRVWGEDGVQTVCFPLGSPGMGVCWHHEEPMKILVAQKNGIVRIYSLHNQQPIMSLDCGTSPLMAVDWCYHNCLAVGVVTGPDWFIFDTSRSSRPIESHQAHAEGCRSFRWSKSSENLIASTGRPGCQLKVFNLRNQKVAVNKTLQISNGLSWHFRLPVVAVGGDKKVHLWFVETS